A single Phragmites australis chromosome 4, lpPhrAust1.1, whole genome shotgun sequence DNA region contains:
- the LOC133915819 gene encoding histone-binding protein MSI1 homolog encodes MPKAGGGAADEEEFRAELEERLINEEYKIWKKNTPFLYDLVITHALEWPSLTVQWLPDRAEPPGKDHSVQKMILGTHTSDNEPNYLMLAQVQLPLDDAEADARHYDDDHADIGGFGAASGKVQIVQQINHDGEVNRARYMPQNSFIIATKTVSAEVYVFDYSKHPSKPPLDGACNPDLRLKGHNSEGYGLSWSIFKEGHLLSGSDDAQICLWDIKANSKNKSLDALQIFKHHDGVVEDVAWHLRHEYLFGSVGDDQHLLIWDLRSPAPTKPVQSVLAHQSEVNCLAFNPFNEWVVATGSTDKTVKLFDLRKIDTSLHTFDCHKEEVFQVGWSPKNETILASCCLGRRLMVWDLSRIDQEQTPEDAEDGPPELMFIHGGHTSKISDFSWNPCEDWVIASVAEDNILQIWQMAENIYHDEDDLPISDEPAKAS; translated from the exons ATGCCGAAGGCCGGCGGAGGGGCGGCGGACGAGGAGGAGTTCCGTGCCGAGTTGGAGGAGCGCCTCATCAACGAGGAGTACAAGATCTGGAAGAAGAACACACCCTTCCTCTACGACCTTGTCATCACGCACGCGCTCGAATGGCCCTCCCTCACCGTGCAGTGGCTCCCCGACCGCGCCGAGCCGCCTGGCAAGGACCACTCCGTCCAGAAGATGATTCTCGGGACGCACACCTCCGACAACGAGCCCAACTACCTGATGCTCGCGCAGGTCCAGCTGCCCCTCGACGACGCCGAGGCCGACGCGCGCCACTACGACGACGACCACGCCGACATCGGGGGGTTTGGCGCCGCGTCCGGCAAG GTGCAAATTGTTCAGCAGATTAATCATGATGGTGAAGTCAATCGAGCTCGCTATATGCCCCAAAATTCATTTATAATTGCTACCAAGACAGTTAGTGCAGAAGTATATGTCTTCGACTATAGCAAGCACCCATCGAAGCCTCCATTAGATGGTGCATGCAATCCTGATTTACGGCTGAAGGGACACAACTCTGAAGGATATGGCTTATCCTGGAGTATTTTTAAAGAGGGACATTTGTTGAGTGGATCTGATGATGCTCAAATTTGCTTGTGGGACATCAAAGCAAATAGTAAAAACAAAAGTCTTGATGCTCTTCAGATTTTTAAG CATCATGATGGTGTCGTTGAAGATGTCGCTTGGCACTTGAGGCATGAATACTTGTTTGGCTCAGTTGGTGATGATCAACACCTTCTGATTTGGGATTTGCGGTCTCCTGCACCTACTAAGCCTGTACAGTCTGTGTTGGCACACCAGAGTGAG GTGAACTGCCTGGCTTTCAATCCCTTCAACGAGTGGGTTGTTGCAACTGGTTCTACTGACAAGACTGTCAAATTATTTGACCTTAGAAAGATTGATACTTCCCTGCACACCTTCGATTGTCACAA AGAGGAGGTATTTCAAGTTGGATGGAGCCCAAAGAATGAGACTATACTTGCATCTTGTTGCCTGGGCAGAAGACTCATGGTCTGGGACCTAAGCAG AATTGATCAAGAACAAACACCAGAGGACGCGGAAGATGGCCCTCCGGAGCTCATGTTCATTCATGGAGGTCATACAAGCAAGATCTCTGATTTCTCCTGGAACCCATGCGAGGATTGGGTGATTGCAAGCGTCGCTGAAGACAACATCCTTCAGATATGGCAGATGGCAGAGAACATCTACCATGACGAAGATGATCTGCCAATAAGCGACGAGCCAGCAAAGGCTTCTTGA
- the LOC133914241 gene encoding uncharacterized protein LOC133914241 isoform X1 — translation MEHVVDEERPHSEEAYAEYLSWFMPRTRILVMYTLAELPWHVANMHHTYLTHWDLARSFERDILHRIDVEARAMKLQLNSGLEVSRGEMSVVFVWIIWTVVKVFRSMSYSSSSDVMTGAQASSHIPVRPFATFIEPPHSLVHPTFAAELSRISSTSTSSSTPTMVSQSFVVAGGTWPRLPLSGVDEPLRN, via the exons ATGGAGCATGTTGTGGATGAGGAACGGCCACACTCTGAAGAGGCTTACGCGGAGTACCTCTCGTGGTTCATGCCTCGAACACGGATTCTGGTCATGTACACACTGGCCGAGCTTCCATGGCACGTGGCGAATATGCACCACACGTACCTGACACACTGGGACCTGGCGCGGTCGTTTGAG AGGGACATACTGCACCGGATTGATGTCGAGGCACGTGCAATGAAGTTGCAGCTCAACAGTGGCCTCGAGGTCTCCAGGGGCGAGATGAGTGTAGTGTTTGTCTGGATTATATGGACTGTGGTGAAAGTCTTTCGATCGATGAGCTATAGTTCATCCTCGGACGTTATGACAGGAGCACAAGCATCGTCTCATATCCCCGTACGCCCGTTCGCCACATTTATCGAGCCGCCGCACTCACTGGTACACCCGACCTTCGCCGCTGAGCTGTCAAGGATATCTTCAACCTCGACTTCCTCTTCGACCCCTACTATGGTGAGCCAGTCCTTCGTTGTGGCTGGTGGCACATGGCCTCGACTTCCGCTCTCCGGCGTCGATGAGCccttgagaaactaa
- the LOC133914241 gene encoding kxDL motif-containing protein LO9-177-like isoform X2, with protein MEKSPEAAPAAAAEEVAVRFRSLVDAEDIAIRKTQHLICGHMSKSPSTDLLSTITHTSSMWTTSTALPWGRCGADVG; from the exons ATGGAGAAGTCGCCGGAGGCCGcgcccgcggcggccgcggaggaggtggcggtgcgGTTTAGATCGCTCGTGGACGCCGAGGACATTGCCATCAGGAAGACGCAGCACCTCAT ATGTGGTCATATGAGCAAATCACCATCAACAGACCTGTTGTCGACCATAACGCATACCAGTTCCATGTGGACGACATCGACAGCCCTACCATGGGGTCGTTGTGGTGCAGATGTAGGGTAA